The following DNA comes from Bombus pascuorum chromosome 3, iyBomPasc1.1, whole genome shotgun sequence.
ACACGAGCTTTATCATCGTTTTGTCGCGCGGTTTTATAACGCTCAAcgagatttctttttccttacgCTATTATGGAAATTCTAATCTTCACGTAGCTATCAACAACGTTACAATTTGTGCTCAGGCGTCTCCAAAGGCGTCTCTTTGAAGATTTCTTTAAACCACAAATAGCTAGAAAAGGACCAACGTTATTTAAATGTAGGATTTTCTTTGTTATCTTTTACACGAAccaaagataaattatttccttaGCAGGAGATGTTAGGTCTCTTTTTCATACGTTGTCTTCGGGTTGACTATTACACGTGATCGGCAATCTTGTTTCGTTTCTGATTTCAGACGTCTCGTGAAGAGCTATCAACccaagaagaaggaggaggaggattATCAGTAAGTATGAGCCAACTCAGAGGCGTAATACCGGATCCACGCTCCGTAGTAATGTTCCTCGACATGAATAATGCTTCAAAATAATTCCTACTGTAAAATACATTCTGCCTActttttctgtctttcttcttttcttcttggcatgtaaattatattttagtagGTCGTTCTCAGTCAGAGATAAATGATCCggtaaagaatatatttcctGTGTTTTTCCAAAGCGACTTTACTATCTGGCATTCGGCCcatctttttatattcttagTTATTTCGTGAACGTCAATCCTCGATACTTATTCCTCGTAGTCAGGATTGATCTCGCAACCGATCGCGTACGTCTTGCAATTCTTAAGAGTACGAATGCTTCCTAGACTTTCGATTAGAATGCAAACGCGGCGCctgaaagtaaagaaaaattctcgaGCGCCTTTGATATTCCATGCGTGGCATGACAGAAAACAGTAGCTAATCTCTTATCTGAGGGCGTGGGTAGATTGCATTATAAGTTGTAGTCGGTAACTGGCTCGTTACTGCGCTTACAGGCTTGTTTCTTTTCATGCTGCGGTTCGTTCTGCATCATATTCATTTACGTAAACCAAAAGATTTATGACCTTGCGtcgtataattaaatacgagACGATGTATGAACTTTGACCGCAGGTATAGTCCATGCCGAGCGTTCAAAATGGAGTTGAACGAGGTAAACGATCAGGCAGGACAGAGGGAAGTAATCGCAGAGAATCTACAGGCAAACGTGTTAAGGGAATTGAATATTCTCGTGAAGGATTTCAAGGAAGACCGTAAAAAGCATCTTCAAGAAGGCGCCAGATTAATGGCGAACCTGACCGGTCAGATTGGGAATCTGGAGCGTGCTAGGAAGGCTTACGAGAAAGCTTTCCGTGAGGCGGAAAGAGCAGTGGAAAATTATCAAAGGGCAGATGCTGATTTGAATCTCTCGAGAGCGGAAGTAGGTGGATGGTTTTGATCCTCGTTTCACTTTTGCACCtgagaaatttcgaattaacTTGGCTGAGTAGCTTTTAACGTAAAACTCTAAGCGAATATCGATCCGTGGATACTTGTCGAGGAATACAAGTTGCGTGGTAATAATCTGTGAACtttataagatttattttatgctCAGGTCGAAAAGCAGAGGATGAACATGACCTTAAAAACTCAGCAGAGCGAAGAAGCGAAAACCGAGTACGCGAATCAGTTGCAGAAAACAAACGACATGCAGACGCTGCATTATCACACGGCTATGCCAGAAGTGTTTCAACACCTGCAGGTATACGACATTGTTTGATCTATTATTTATCTATCTGGAATCCAGAATGACTATCCTTCCAAGATGTACACGATTTCAACGCTCTATATATCTTGTTGTAGGAACTCGatgaaaagagaataaaaaatatgcgaAACTACATGCTAAAGTCTGTAGAGATAGAACGAGCAGTGGCTCCGATAATCGCTCAGTGTTTAGACGGTATCGAGAAAGCGGCAAACGAGATCAATGAGAAAAAAGACACGCTATTGGTAATCGAACGTTACAAAAGCGGCTTCCAGCCTCCGGGAGATTTTCCGTTCGAAGACCTTTCCGTGGCTAAAACGTACGACAGCAATAGTCAGTTGTCACAGCCCGTGATGCAGCCGATACACAATCATCACCTGACAGCGAAGGGTACCGTTTCTGGTAGTAAAATCAAGAAGAGGGTTGGTCTGTTCGGCATATTCAGTAGCAATAAGGTAAATGTTGTTCATAGCGATTCCACCAGTGTAGTTTTTATTTGTGTCATAAGTATGTTTGTGATTCAAGCATTGTTCACGTTTtttactctttctctcttcaaaAGTGTAAAAACGTCGAAAGTAAGAACGAAAGATAGTTACAATATGCACGAAATATTCcttatttttttgtaattaccTTATTCGATACGTATATTCGCATAATTATCTATCAACAAGCCTGAAATACGCACACAGATTTTTCGCAGCATGAATGAttcgtgtaatttttaattttctaaataatcgtatttttcgttttttttagCGATGTGTATCGTtcctttaaaatttcttttttatttcgtgcGATCGTTAAGGCGAAAGGGATGGAATAGGGATATCACGTTCGTTCTATCTAGCTCGaacgataatttaaaatagtatCGTGTTAATTTTCGCGTAGCCAGCATAACTTATCTTTCTTctgtactttttattaatttggtGGATGGTTCGATCTGCCTGTGTGGTCTCTTGTTTCCAATCACCCGTGGACTATGAATTTGGATACTATTGTACTTAGTAAGTACACTACAAATCGCTTGCTCGCCTGCCACTGTGTAACATCAGCATTTTGTTCTGCATCGAGATGTATATCAGTAATTACGTACGTTTGTTAGATGTGTCTTGTTGGCCGAGTACAAACTCAGACATCGTTAAAACAGTAAATACCATTTTGCGTATTACGGAATATGTAATGTCCATGATATTTTCTTTACTGAGTTTTTACTCAACGCTATCGCCTGAGCCCCGTTTTTCCGATTCATTCGCTGAATGATACGCTTTTGGAATTTGTTTCATGCGAACAACAGAAGTTGATCGAGGTGGGCATAGCTTTGAAGGTCTGTCTATTTCTTTACTGTTGTCATTGTCTATTGTACGACAGTCCTTATTCACAGAGTCCCACGGTTTTGATGATTGACCACAGAATACTCGcctttatgtatattttttttttttatttcattcatagTTTGTCCAGCTCTAAGTATGCTCGTGAAAGTGACgcataatataaaacgttgttgaatttgtatttattaactCTTCATTAGTAACGTAGAATTAACTCTACTATcgtatatatatgataatcgcgtgctttcttctcttttgttttccatcgtaattcattaaatattttgctaaCATTCACCTTTGAAACTTGGATACTTAAATCGAAACATTCCAGAATAATGTGCCCGGATACGGCGACGGTGCAAAGGAGGACTGCAGCGATCTACCTCCGAATCAACGCAAGAAGAGACTACAACAAAGGCTGGATGAAATACAAGCAAAAATTCAGCAAGAAACCGCAGCTAGGGACGGCTTGATGAAAATGAAAGGCGTATACGAACAAAATCCTGCGTTAGGTGATCCGATGAGCATAGAAGGACAATTGAATCAATCGAGTAACAAACTAGATAAACTAGGTGCAGAATTGGCAAAGTTCCAAGGTTATTTCGAAGAAGCAATGCGCGCCGGTGTCAGTTTATCCAGGTGACCTTGCAGAATTTCATAGACTCTTTTCACGATCTACTTGGTTCATAGTGTAAGTTGTATAATCTAAAATTTCTAGTCCGAGTCAAGCACCACGAAAACCGACTAGTAATGGTTCCGCAACAAGGCCGTTAAGTTCAAGAAGATCCAGTCATTCAGGAGGAGAGGAAAGTCTGTCAAGATCGGCGTCTGATTCAAGTGTAAGCAACGCGAACGCTAATCAACCAATGCACAAGAAAAGTGCTCCGGGTACGCCGCAGCCGTCGCACGGGTAAGTTTTAATTAACTAATTCTCGTTTCGAATTCTACCAATTCTATATCGGGtcatattacgaaattaatCTAGGATCTACCGTGAAAGACTTCCTTTTTGTTCAATCGAATCGTTGTGATAATAATGAGTTTTTGAATCGGTATAAATAcagattagaatttttaactAGACCAATTAGACACGCTTTTCGCTTTACGGTACTGATGCACAGTTCCACGAATAGCCCGGAATCTGGTCTTGGAGAATCGAGGACATCCCTTCCTGGTAGTGGCGGAGAAGAATATTACGTTGATGAAATTGATGCTCAACCGCCATTGGGAACGTGTAGGGCTCTTTATCCTTTCGATGGTACGTGCATATATCCGACAACTATTCTATATATCCGAACTATATATCCGaagtattcttaatttatttctgtcaATGATccaaaaaatatgtatatgaattgaaaattatatttttagcaaCTAGCGAAGGTTCAATACCGATGTACGATGGAGAAGAATTATACATGATTGAATTAGATCAAGGGGATGGATGGACGCGTGTGCGTCGCATTTCACAACCAATCGAGGGCTTTGTACCTACATCTTACATAGAGTGTCATCTCTATAACACTTAGCCACTTCTTTTAGAACGTTAAACAATTGTGAAATGAGGAAGTTTCAAGGTTATTCATACTATGAGTTCAATATGGTAcattgaacgattaaaaataGCAATGAGAGTGTTGTTAAGGGTTTTGTGTTGGTTGAATGGCACAAGGTTTCAGCATATATTCTGGTCAAATCATGGGCCTAAATGTCAGTGATgtcgtataaataaaaattattatgtgCCAATGTTCTGATTTTTGGAAGAATCTTATGACTTTGGTTGTCGAAGGTTCAGTCAATTATGTCCAACACATTTCCCTCTAGCTTCCATCAGTTTATCGAACAAGAGAgaacaaagagaaaataaatttcacttttaagATCTAGCTTCTTTTATACAAAAGTGATCGACAAGTTGAACTCACTTAGTACTAAATAGTATAGTTAAGATCGTACAATTACTTAGAATGATGTTATGCCCAACCGTTTTAAGGACGTTTCATTGTACGCGTTCAATATTTG
Coding sequences within:
- the LOC132904966 gene encoding formin-binding protein 1-like isoform X2; translated protein: MSWGTELWDQYENLSLHTQKGIEFLERYGHFIRDRCAIEVEYAAKLRRLVKSYQPKKKEEEDYQYSPCRAFKMELNEVNDQAGQREVIAENLQANVLRELNILVKDFKEDRKKHLQEGARLMANLTGQIGNLERARKAYEKAFREAERAVENYQRADADLNLSRAEVEKQRMNMTLKTQQSEEAKTEYANQLQKTNDMQTLHYHTAMPEVFQHLQELDEKRIKNMRNYMLKSVEIERAVAPIIAQCLDGIEKAANEINEKKDTLLVIERYKSGFQPPGDFPFEDLSVAKTYDSNSQLSQPVMQPIHNHHLTAKGTVSGSKIKKRVGLFGIFSSNKKLIEVGIALKNNVPGYGDGAKEDCSDLPPNQRKKRLQQRLDEIQAKIQQETAARDGLMKMKGVYEQNPALGDPMSIEGQLNQSSNKLDKLGAELAKFQGYFEEAMRAGVSLSSPSQAPRKPTSNGSATRPLSSRRSSHSGGEESLSRSASDSSVSNANANQPMHKKSAPGTPQPSHGPESGLGESRTSLPGSGGEEYYVDEIDAQPPLGTCRALYPFDATSEGSIPMYDGEELYMIELDQGDGWTRVRRISQPIEGFVPTSYIECHLYNT
- the LOC132904966 gene encoding formin-binding protein 1-like isoform X1, with the translated sequence MSWGTELWDQYENLSLHTQKGIEFLERYGHFIRDRCAIEVEYAAKLRRLVKSYQPKKKEEEDYQYSPCRAFKMELNEVNDQAGQREVIAENLQANVLRELNILVKDFKEDRKKHLQEGARLMANLTGQIGNLERARKAYEKAFREAERAVENYQRADADLNLSRAEVEKQRMNMTLKTQQSEEAKTEYANQLQKTNDMQTLHYHTAMPEVFQHLQELDEKRIKNMRNYMLKSVEIERAVAPIIAQCLDGIEKAANEINEKKDTLLVIERYKSGFQPPGDFPFEDLSVAKTYDSNSQLSQPVMQPIHNHHLTAKGTVSGSKIKKRVGLFGIFSSNKKLIEVGIALKNNVPGYGDGAKEDCSDLPPNQRKKRLQQRLDEIQAKIQQETAARDGLMKMKGVYEQNPALGDPMSIEGQLNQSSNKLDKLGAELAKFQGYFEEAMRAGVSLSSPSQAPRKPTSNGSATRPLSSRRSSHSGGEESLSRSASDSSVSNANANQPMHKKSAPGTPQPSHGSTNSPESGLGESRTSLPGSGGEEYYVDEIDAQPPLGTCRALYPFDATSEGSIPMYDGEELYMIELDQGDGWTRVRRISQPIEGFVPTSYIECHLYNT
- the LOC132904966 gene encoding formin-binding protein 1-like isoform X4; translated protein: MSWGTELWDQYENLSLHTQKGIEFLERYGHFIRDRCAIEVEYAAKLRRLVKSYQPKKKEEEDYQYSPCRAFKMELNEVNDQAGQREVIAENLQANVLRELNILVKDFKEDRKKHLQEGARLMANLTGQIGNLERARKAYEKAFREAERAVENYQRADADLNLSRAEVEKQRMNMTLKTQQSEEAKTEYANQLQKTNDMQTLHYHTAMPEVFQHLQELDEKRIKNMRNYMLKSVEIERAVAPIIAQCLDGIEKAANEINEKKDTLLVIERYKSGFQPPGDFPFEDLSVAKTYDSNSQLSQPVMQPIHNHHLTAKGTVSGSKIKKRVGLFGIFSSNKEDCSDLPPNQRKKRLQQRLDEIQAKIQQETAARDGLMKMKGVYEQNPALGDPMSIEGQLNQSSNKLDKLGAELAKFQGYFEEAMRAGVSLSSPSQAPRKPTSNGSATRPLSSRRSSHSGGEESLSRSASDSSVSNANANQPMHKKSAPGTPQPSHGSTNSPESGLGESRTSLPGSGGEEYYVDEIDAQPPLGTCRALYPFDATSEGSIPMYDGEELYMIELDQGDGWTRVRRISQPIEGFVPTSYIECHLYNT
- the LOC132904966 gene encoding formin-binding protein 1-like isoform X3, translating into MSWGTELWDQYENLSLHTQKGIEFLERYGHFIRDRCAIEVEYAAKLRRLVKSYQPKKKEEEDYQYSPCRAFKMELNEVNDQAGQREVIAENLQANVLRELNILVKDFKEDRKKHLQEGARLMANLTGQIGNLERARKAYEKAFREAERAVENYQRADADLNLSRAEVEKQRMNMTLKTQQSEEAKTEYANQLQKTNDMQTLHYHTAMPEVFQHLQELDEKRIKNMRNYMLKSVEIERAVAPIIAQCLDGIEKAANEINEKKDTLLVIERYKSGFQPPGDFPFEDLSVAKTYDSNSQLSQPVMQPIHNHHLTAKGTVSGSKIKKRVGLFGIFSSNKNNVPGYGDGAKEDCSDLPPNQRKKRLQQRLDEIQAKIQQETAARDGLMKMKGVYEQNPALGDPMSIEGQLNQSSNKLDKLGAELAKFQGYFEEAMRAGVSLSSPSQAPRKPTSNGSATRPLSSRRSSHSGGEESLSRSASDSSVSNANANQPMHKKSAPGTPQPSHGSTNSPESGLGESRTSLPGSGGEEYYVDEIDAQPPLGTCRALYPFDATSEGSIPMYDGEELYMIELDQGDGWTRVRRISQPIEGFVPTSYIECHLYNT